In Megachile rotundata isolate GNS110a chromosome 10, iyMegRotu1, whole genome shotgun sequence, the sequence CCGGGTCGCTTTATCGTACTCGTCGATGTACGCTGTGTCTACTTAATCGAAACTCGCGAACGGACTGCCGGATGAAATTAATCGGAAAAGGTAGAGAGTCGAGCACTCGCGAATCGGTACCGCGAAAATTCTTCACCCGTTTTCTTCGATTTACCGTGTAACGCTGCCTCGATgatgtacagggtgattcaagAATGGGGTTTGACAACTTTCGAAACTGGCAACGCACCTTGTACTTATATAAGTATAGAACGATTCGATATCGAGCAATCTACGTGTTGTTATTAGagagaaatttcaatttatagaGATTCTATTATAAACTGTATCTCGATTTGAAAGTACTTAATGGGCGGAGTTTTTATCTTGTAACTTGCTTCGCGAATCTCGATCGGCGTTTTGAAACATCTTGTACATGATCGAGGATACGTCGTCTTGACTCGAGCAACAAAGTTGCCAAGTATTGCGTCTACTGTCTGCTAGCGTTCGAAGCAGTTCGAAATTCAGGAGCAAATTCCGAAATATATTTGTTGTAGCGTCTCTTTATCTACCTCATCGCCAGCGCGCGTCGAATCGAGCGAAACGGAATCGTAAAAGATACGCGAGACGAAGCAGAATTCGATAAAACGGTCCGATAAAGCAATACGATGAGAAACGGAAGCGACGAACTGAAAAAAAACCCGGATATTGCACGAAGCCGATCAGACACGTGCAGGTTCGCGAGATGcatcctctgtctctgtatatcgtCCCACGATGTTGCGACATGtactttctaattttaatacGTTACTCACTTGTCGATTACCATATATTTTATGTGTACTTGCCTATCTGATAGGCATCGGCACCGCATAGTTTATACAAGACATGTTGACTATGAGAAAAGTTTATCGCGTGAGAAAAAGAGCTGTTAGTCGAGGATACAgaataataaaagaagaaacaaaGGGAAGAGCAAAAGAGAAAAATGATTACGGATAAAATGCTAAATGTgttgtacataaataaatagtagAATTTAAGGACGAGCAGGCGAGATGATTTAAAGGAGCGATCCTAGGGGACAAGAGAAATAAAAGCAAACGTTCGAGAAGAAAAGAGGAGGAAAGAAAGTGAAGAGAAACATCTTTTTCATAGATCAAACAGTATTGCAGTGTACTCCGCTGCcgctttaatattttactatgtcGTGTTTACttgaaagaaaaaatgaacaaatgcaCAATTGACCGTATggacacacatacacacacgttACGTAAGTGTAAGGAGAgcgataaaaattaaaacgaaGATTTTCGGAGAGGGTATACAAGTGCTCGGCGATCGTCATCGGGGATTATCGTGTGTAGTTTGCGATCTAACCCGTTATGAACGGGCCTTTGCGTCTGGTTTAAATCATCTTCTTAGGCTGTGAGATGCAAGCTAAGCCGGCAGAGAGACTTGCTCGAGACCTCAATCATATGTGTCAAATCAAGCGTCAGATATTATACgtattatacatacatgcatacatacttaaaaaaaaaagaatcttaTATCTCGTTAATACCGAGTCTAGCCCTCTAACCGAGATCTATGCTCGCTCTTGGCGACATCACTTAGTTTTCTTCTCCTCGAACACAcgcatacacacacatatacacatatacctTTTAGCGTTCGAATTGTGGTTTCCGGTGAGATATAGCGCGTTCGTAAACGTCCAAGCGTTATAAGTTTAgtcttatttaaatttcaagtctATTTCGATCcaacgtttgaaaatttaataatcagaATGTCATTTGCTTTATGTGCGATGTTCTCCAATGTACTTGGCATCTTTCCACATGATTTTACTAACGGACCAGGTTTACGATCGCGCTATATTTCGGCGAGAATCGTGCAAAGTGGGGAAACATCGACTAGAAAAAGAAGGTGAAAGAAGAACGAAGGAAAAGATTCCGATTCACGGGATGGAAACGAACGTTCACCGTTGAAGAGGAAGAGCGAGAAGAAGAGAGGATGCGTTTCGAaacgaatatatgtatatatagatatGCACATATACGGAttctatatatatgtgtatatatgtatatgtatataaagaaAAAACAAATATAAGATATATTTGTAGATACGAACATCTTTAGCCATCTGATTAGCATATGTAATAGAGTCAATACTGTGAAGATACCTATAACTTTACCCCTATACCCTGTTAGATCATAGACAATGATGATAAATACTTGTAATTAACTTATGGAAGATGAAGTATATCGAATGAAGAAACTATACTGCGATCAGatcgattaaataaataaacgacatACACCTATACGACCAGACTTCTTTTACGGTATTTCTTACGAATTACTTCTTCGAATTATTttcatcttttttttatttttctttctactTCCACGAGCGCGGTAAAACTTCCGAATGGAGACGCAGCGGAGATTCATCAAGAATGTTGATTATGTAAAAAAGGTAAGTAAATGATAcgataaaaagtataaaacaaATCATATTATAACGCAGAAACATGTCCGTGAGTTACGCTGAGACGTTGTACGCATTTTTAAGGGACACATGAAAACTAATGACGTCATCATTGTGGGCGCTTCGGCCACTTTTTCTTTGATTactttctttgtaaaaatttactgcgcatgtctaTCTCTTACAGGTTAGGACTGCGCAGGTGGTCAAGGTTCACTGATTAATTCCCCGTACATAGCGCAGACATTCCACTAGTtagtaattaaatgattaaacaataagtttaattaagttatgcattgtatgaaaagtggtgaaaataaagaaatatttatcataaatcattgtgtatttattgttaCCTAACAAAcccaacaaaataaaaatttacatattcgaaaGAGAGAATTTGTATCACGAGAACATgtgaattcctggaatttgacgtcaccaaAATTCTAAGAAGTAGCATGATAGATACCTCTTCATaccttatgttctcctgatacaaattttcaaaatcggttcCGGGTATTTCAAAAGTCCCgcctcgggaattcttggaaatgacgtcatcaaaattccaagaagtggcacgaaggatacctcctcacaacttatgttctcctgatataaattctcaaaatctgtCGGTggattttcaaaaatcccgcccgggaattcctggaatttgacgtcaccaaaattccaagaagtggcacgaatacctcctcacaacttatgctCTCCTGATACATTTtctcaaaatcggtcggtggaattttaaaaatcccgcccgggaattcctggaatttgacgtcaccaaaattccaagaagtggcacgaatacctcctcacaacttatgttctcctgatacattttctcaaaatcggtcggtggaattttaaaaatcccgcccgggaattcttggaatttgacgtcatcaaaattccaggaagtggcacgaatacctcctcacaacttatgttctcctgatacattttctcaaaatcggtcggtggaattttaaaaatcccgcccgggaattcttggaatttgacgtcatcaaaattctaggaagtggcacgaagaatacctcctcacaacttatgttctcctgatacattttctcaaaatcggtcggtggaattttaaaaatcccgcccgggaattcttggaatttgacgtcatcaaaattctaggaagtggcacgaagaatacctcctcacaacttatgttctcctgatacaaattttccaaatcggttcctgaaatttcaaaaatcgtggctcgggaattcttggaaatgacgtcataaaaattccaggaagtggcacgaaggatacctcctcacaacttatgttctcctgatacaaattttcaaaatcggttcctgaaatttcaaaaatcgtggCTCGagaattcttggaaatgacgtcataaaaattccaggaagtggcacgaaagatacctcctcacaacttatgttctcctgatacaaattctcaaaatcggttcctgaaatttcaaaaaccacgggtcgggaattcttggaaatggcgtcatcaaaattccaagaagtggcacgaaggatacctcctcatactttatgttctcctgatacaaattttcaaaatcgatcgatggaatttcaaaaattgcgcATCGAAGATTATTGAAATGACGTTTCGAAAATTCCATGAAGAACAAGGAATACCTTCTTATAATGCATGTTCTCCTGgtacaaattcttaatattttgtttcttattttttattttttatttcttataattAGAGGAAATTGTAGGGATCGGAATGACGGGATTTATAAGTAAATGAATACGCAAGTACatgtttttattcatatttattttcaatcacTTTTGTACATTAAGTAACTTaatctattttattaatacataaatacattGTTAACACTTAATTCTAGGACGGAATTATcttaataatatgtacatactaAATGTCGTTCAGATTAGGCTATTTTCACATGTACTTGCCTAATCTGAACGCCCCCTTATGTAGGGTCgacgcagcgccatctagcagcGACATGCGAAACTACAATAGAAACCTCGCTGATGGTATACTACAGTTGAgtgtaatcaattaattaccgaCAGAATCCGGTCGGTACTTTACCCGTGGTCCTCATAGTTCAGCAGTTTGTTGGTAGGTGGCGCTGTTAACAGAATTTGTGGCGGTttttttaaaagattatttcctttttgattgtttgattgataGCTTATTGTTGTGGGCGTCGACtactatggtcattagcccgctgtttcctttttttcttgaCGTAATAATTCCTATACTCTATGGAGATCATGAGAGTCATCGATGAAGATGAATACTGTTATAATAGTCGTCACTTATTATCAAAGTTTAGCCACTCACGGCTAGGTGGCACTGGTTTCATAGTTTCGCAATACATCAGTCTTTTTGATACTTTTTTAATGACTCAAAGAACTATTTGTATTTGatctaatattaaattatttgcaataaGGTTTCTCGTTGTTTTGACAGGTGCAATAAAATGGTAAGGataattgttgaaatttttattcaagaTAACATCAAAGTTTATAATTTAACGTAACAGTTTATTAGTTTACAAATTAAACACATTCTATaactaaaattaacaaatattttgtaaataatacattaaaaatgTGTTTATGCGAATATGTATTTCATCACAGTTGCATCACTAACGGAAATTTGTACTAAAACTTGTAAATgttattgtttataaaaaagaaGGAAGGCAAAATACATTAACATTAATTATGTTTTGGAGATGTAATTCATTTAAGATTATAAATGTATGTGTAATTAGTTTAACTGTGTGAATTTGAgttgaatacaaaatattacaaataataaattttactgaTAGCTATTTTGATATATAAACATAAACGAATCCTAAATATTTTGCATTTGATTTTGACTTTTATAGAGTAGTTTCCTTGTCGTGGCAGGCTTAAGCCTTGCTGCTGTCGGTTTTACTGGTCGTTATGTACTTAAAAAAATGCCACAGTTTTCTCAAAGAATGGCAGAAGCTTTAAAAAACATGCCAAAATTAGATTCACAGGTAAGATCATTGCATATAAAAGTTATATAGATATCTAAATTGATTTCATGCCCATATATTTTTAGACATTGGCAACTAGTAAATATTACAAAGGTGGTTTTGAACCTAAAATGACTAAAAGAGAAGCTAGTTTAATATTGGATGTATCACCAACCGCGAATAAAGCAAAAGTAaaacaacaatttaaaaaaattatggcTGTAAACCATCCAGATCGTGGTGGATCTCCATATATTGCAGCAAAAATTAATGAAGCAAAAGACTTTTTGGAAAAAtgacataaataattttgtagttaTACAGAGATACATAGCACATGTAATTACGCTTAGATCTACAcctgaaaatttaattgcagTGAAGAAACTGTTATGTACATATTAACAACATAGCgatcttatattttatttaacttataataaagttatttataagaaaatacatTAATTGTTGTCCTAATTTTAACatgcagaaataaaaaattgttgtaataaaatatttaataagatattaatataatcaatataccataattttataaaatatacaataaaaatgatatttcgtATTTGTTCCTATGCATAAATAAacgtataaaattttataaatcaatatacaataaaatattattgacaTTTGTTCTTCTAATACTAGATTTATATTTACAAGAACACTGTAGAGGTAACATTACAATACAATCCTACAGAACGTATTTGTTTTGTAAGAACTCGAAGTCAAATAATACATATTGACTAGAATCATTTAGTTGACCAAAACTTTTGTCGTTACTATCGTCCTAATTTGCTTTCGTTTTGTTCCATGCGTTGTTTCGATATTTTTGtccttaattttataattgtgctgCCGGGTAGAGATCCAGGTACTTTAAATATACTctagaaaaaaaaatggaagattAGTTCATAAAGTTATTGTTTccaatttattaaagaaaatcggGCGAAAATACGTACCTGCATGAATTCATGACATTTTAAAACAATACTGTCTTTCGTTATTTCTTTAAAGCATTCTGCTAATGTTGTAAAATCTTGACATGCAAGTAGGTTGCATTTGTTCCTTTTTATCAAAGTCAATGCAACACGAAATATGATTTTACTGCCTTCATAAAAAAGACAATCCCATATACGCAGCGTGGTCTGCCAAGTTGTAAACATTTTATTCAATACTTTTATAGTTTATGGCAATCCAAACAtgtattaattcaaaattttaaactaatGAATGAATCAACTGTGTACACACCACATATAATACTGTTAACAAAACAATGCTAATATTCATAAGCTTTTCCTTTAAAAACAAATACTATTAACTTTACCTCGATTGGTAATACTTCTgcaaacaagcacacaaaccATTTTGTTGTAATGACTGGCCATGGCAAACCTATGTTTGTAACGTGTTGATAAATGTCCGGCATTTTTAtcctacaataataataataatattagcaCACATCGGCAAAAAATAAATgtgatgtttaaaaaatttacctGACTAATTCTGCAAGAACATCGATGTCTGTAAGCAGGCCGTCCATTGTTGGTGTATAATAATCAggtaatattttttctattagaACCTTTAATAACCAAAAAGCTGTTTCTTCACTTTTTGTAACAAGTAATAATAAACCTGCTATATAATTCAAaccctaaaaaaaattttcaataatttagtgATGTAATAATTAGGAATATGCTGTTATTATATTGTGTCACAATACACTTACTTGACAATACCCTACTGTTTTATTTTGATGAGCAAAagctaataaaatattgtacaattgATATTGCTGATTTTctgtattgttaaaaaatatattgtcaGGAAAAGTTCGTGGGAGATcagtttttataatatttgcaaCTTCTTCCTTATGAGGGGCTTGTAACAATTTCTGATAAAGATCAggaaattcattttttacatCTTCTCCTCCACTGACAGACAGCCATACCTGTAAAAGTAAAACTTctgttttatatattaaatataaaagggtaaataaaatttgttgataaaCTGAAATTTGAGTTCTCACTTACTAATCCTCTATGTTCTCCTGGTATACCTTTACGAACATAtctttttattgtaatatttcgtTGTAATGACTTTCCTTCCCCAATAATTTCAGCCCATTTTTTAGCTCTTTTAGCAAGCACTTTGAGGTATTCTGACATAAAGTCCTCATAGGTTTCATAATCAAAGTCGTGAGGTCTTTCAAAACCATATTCATCCACGTTGCTAACAAACATATTAAGAAGgtatatcattattaatatatttataaaatgtacttcacacgtaaaattgtaaaatataggtaaatattaataacatacaTAGATACtgttaaataataagaaaaatagaaaGTTGTAAGAAAAGATTCAAGCTAATGacaatcaaattttgaaaagtgaatactacataaatttaaaaaaattgtaaatgaaaatgATATTTTAGTGAAATCAAtcttaatttacatttttccataaaaattttaagaaatataacCTCTTTCGAAAAGAAATGATCACTGTGATAGTTGTCTTTGTAATTTATgttgaattaataatattgttcatattttcaGTGTATATtcgtaaaacgaacaaagaattTTAATGctatcataaaataattaaaaattttaatgctcACCTAAAACATGAACTTGCCATACCCCACGCAAGACGATGCTGACATATAATTTCTgccgtatacagggtgttcaacaaacatttttctattttaagtttattatgcattaacataattaaaatacattaactaaaatataacaacaactagaaaattttataagtagcaatgtatatttattttttttaatggatttcaaaaataaaatagaatgtcAGTATATATATAGCAATGTgcataattgttaaaatttttattcagttAGATTTTAAACTGatttgttatatatatatataagaatTGTAACACTGCATCAACACTTTTTAAAAGTTTTGTATACTAAGttgcattaaattatataacttAGATATTTATTGCTTACTATTAAGATATTAAATGAAAATCACGCTAAAACGTATGCCTGTTTAGGGAAGCGTAAGAAATTGATTTTTCGAACATTTAATCGAAAAGTTAATCGATATAAGAATTACCGGCAAAGATTAGATATAACAAGAAGCGACACTCTGATAAAGAAACTACTTTTAGAGAGAGACGGAATTATACCACCAATTTAAATGCCTATGCCAATTGAAACGAGGTGGGGATACAATTTCAATGTTCCAAGAAGtgaatatgcataatgtgtaaGTGCAACGCTTGGCAAAGAATGATTTATATCTGCACATTCATATATATTTTCTTGTAGCAATGAATTCGCCATTTctttataagttatttgtaataaacattgctgaaattaaattcttttaatttcaatttcccgCTCGTGTTTATACATTCAATTTAAAGGGACAGACTTTGCCAAACATCAAAGGTGCCGCTCGGAGTATCGTCTCTTGTTGTATCTACTCTTTGTCATTGGTTAGGAGTTTGCAGAAATATATGTAATCATTTGACAGAAAGCAGCGTGTTATTCTACACGAATTAATCTTAAAACGATACTATGAAGTTACCGGCAActcttaaattttaatgaaaatatattttcagctGAATAACTTTATAACGAGAGAAAAATCGTTGCGATATATGTGATGGCATGATGCGCGGCGTTATAACGCGTGTCAATATAACACACGGAAAATATAACGTGTGACAATTGACAACACAATACATGCCGATGTAACATAAGAGCTATGCAGAcgattacttttatcaatcgtATATGCTTATTTAactgtatatttaattattacatatacgtaTACTGAAGTCTAAGTATAtatgaatgttaaaatatttatagttgATGTGTTATATTCGttacaaaaattgaatgaaaaaaattttatattcatatttctATATGTACGGCACTGAGCGCACGTGTTTCTTGCATACGATGTTGGCGACGCATGTGCAAGATATCCTTTTCAAGGGACAAATTCCTCAATCTGGCAAGAGTGGTCGATATTCGATATTACGGTACCACATGGTAACGGAGGTAAAATGGCGTTGACTGTTCCTTGTGTTGCTGGTAAGCATTTTTGGattgtttttattaatgtattacTTAATTGAGAATCAAACTTTTACTGATATTTATTCGCAAGTActattaatattcataaaatgtatCTTTGTTCATAAAATGGTTGCTACTTTAATGGCATTCTGTTTAGTAGCATTTTATTACTGGAACACatttaatatacagaaaatgttTCACGTGGCAAtgtgtttttgaaatttatttgcgAACACAAATGTATCTTGTAATTTTTCTGatcaattttgtataaaattccaCATGACTTTTGGTTATTTTTCTAGAGATTGAAGTATCTTATTATTTTGatgtaaatttacatattacatatttcatACTATTTACACTATTTGTGgttataaaaattctcaaatttatatgtTACAATATGAAATGTATAAAACGGTTTtaaccaaataaaaatttgtaattcatatgtataatgaaatatgatgaaactaagaaaatgaaaaagctgattttctttttttttagtgAGAGGTTCAATCGGGATCAGTTTAGGACAAGGTCCACCATCGTATGAACCAGTTAAAACATTTCCTAAAGATGATAGTAAAACTTGCAAGGCCATGGTTTTTAGTCCAGAGGGACGTTATTTTGCATGGGTTAATGGAATGGTTGTCAAGATTTTGCACTGTAGTACATGGAAAATAGTTGCAGAGATCAAGAGACCTAAAATCTCGGCAATTCAGTTCTCAATTCAAGGCACATATTTTATGACGTGGGAACCATTCATTGGTattatattacttttacttttatgacatattttcattatatttgcTTATTGTTTGCTTTTGTTATTTATACTTCTATTATgtatcaaataatatttaaaatgattgGATTTTTTAGATATAACatcttatattatttttattatgtattaaatatttttgtattgtaaTTATGTTGTATATggtattaacaatgtaacttttttttattatagcAACAGTGTCGAATCCTCAAGGTGTACCAAATCTTCACATATGGAAATCAGAAACTGGAGAGCTAGTGAAGAGTTTTGTACAGAAAAAGCAATCGGATTGGTAATGTACTACTTAATGTATTCCAgcatttaattacaaattatatacaaatttagaaattgcattattataatgtactttcaattgaattttttttaatgttttttgaATATGATACTTGagcaattttttttacaattgttatgtattttaaaaatattatgtacaaatatt encodes:
- the LOC100883787 gene encoding mitochondrial import inner membrane translocase subunit TIM14, with translation MSSFLVVAGLSLAAVGFTGRYVLKKMPQFSQRMAEALKNMPKLDSQTLATSKYYKGGFEPKMTKREASLILDVSPTANKAKVKQQFKKIMAVNHPDRGGSPYIAAKINEAKDFLEK
- the LOC100883900 gene encoding growth hormone-regulated TBC protein 1 isoform X2; the encoded protein is MESSELSRNAQITIDLPRNEINVDEYGFERPHDFDYETYEDFMSEYLKVLAKRAKKWAEIIGEGKSLQRNITIKRYVRKGIPGEHRGLVKVLLLQVWLSVSGGEDVKNEFPDLYQKLLQAPHKEEVANIIKTDLPRTFPDNIFFNNTENQQYQLYNILLAFAHQNKTVGYCQGLNYIAGLLLLVTKSEETAFWLLKVLIEKILPDYYTPTMDGLLTDIDVLAELVRIKMPDIYQHVTNIGLPWPVITTKWFVCLFAEVLPIETTLRIWDCLFYEGSKIIFRVALTLIKRNKCNLLACQDFTTLAECFKEITKDSIVLKCHEFMQSIFKVPGSLPGSTIIKLRTKISKQRMEQNESKLGR
- the LOC100883900 gene encoding growth hormone-regulated TBC protein 1 isoform X1; this encodes MLMHNKLKIEKCLLNTLYTAEIICQHRLAWGMASSCFSNVDEYGFERPHDFDYETYEDFMSEYLKVLAKRAKKWAEIIGEGKSLQRNITIKRYVRKGIPGEHRGLVWLSVSGGEDVKNEFPDLYQKLLQAPHKEEVANIIKTDLPRTFPDNIFFNNTENQQYQLYNILLAFAHQNKTVGYCQGLNYIAGLLLLVTKSEETAFWLLKVLIEKILPDYYTPTMDGLLTDIDVLAELVRIKMPDIYQHVTNIGLPWPVITTKWFVCLFAEVLPIETTLRIWDCLFYEGSKIIFRVALTLIKRNKCNLLACQDFTTLAECFKEITKDSIVLKCHEFMQSIFKVPGSLPGSTIIKLRTKISKQRMEQNESKLGR